From the Pelorhabdus rhamnosifermentans genome, the window GACTGTGACAACGGAACGTTTGATTGTCAGTCCTTATTGGCGATTACTTGTTACTGTGGGGTTTGTCGGCGGACTTACGACGTTTTCATCATTTAGTTATGAAACGTTTCGATTGTTGGAAGATGCAGATCTGATGGTGTCTGTCTATAATATTGGCTTAAACCTCATCCTGGGATTTTTGGCTACTTGGTTGGGGATTAGTGCTGCCAGACTCGTCTAAATTTAATAGTAAAAGCCCCCTCAATGTGAGGAGGCTTTTACTATTAAAATAGCCATAAAAATAAAGGGCTTGATGTCCTAGTATTTTTACTTTAGATTGCTCGCTGAACTTTACCAGAACGAAGACAACGAGTACAAACATTGATTTTCTGAATTTCTCCGTTCATAACGCCTTTTACTCTTTGAATATTCGGCTTCCATGTACGTTTTGTTTTTAAGTGGGAATGGCTGACGTTATTACCACTACGTTCACCTTTACCACAAATTTCACATAAGTTTGCCATTTATTCCACCTCCTCTAAAAGGACGAGACATCCCTTTACTAAACATAAGTATTTTAGCATAGAATGGTATCAACGCGCAAGCACTTAGCAGGATTTTTGCCGTTTAAAGGGGAAAATATTTAATTATTACAGTAAAGAGGTGAAAATCATGATTAAACGTGATACACCCATTGTTGATATTCTTCGCCGCTATCCCGAGTCCCAAGCTGTTTTTAAACGACATGGAATGAACTGTAGCACTTGTATGGGGGCTAATCTGGAAGTGATTGAACGCGGAGCAAAAACACATCAAATTAATATTGATGATCTGTTAAAAGAATTAAATGCTTGTGAGAGGCTGCAAAAAAAATAAATTTTGGCCAAGAATTTTTTGAGGTGATTTGTGTGCTCGATTGGAATAGTCCGATCCAGTATTTGAAAGGTGTAGGCCCTTCTAAAGCTGCTCAATTATTAAAGTTAGGACTTGGGACTGTGGGACAATTGCTGGAATTTTTTCCGGCTCGCTATGAAGATCGCAGCATGTTAAAGTCCATTAGACAATTAGTAGTTGGAGAGTGTGAGACGTTTCAAGCCCAGGTCTTAGCTGTTACAGTTAAACAAGTCCGTCGTGGTCTGTCTATTCTTAATGTGCTTGTTGGGGATGATACGGGAGCAGTGGAACTCGTTTGGTTTAATCAAAATTTTTTACGAAAAAAATTTAAAATAGGTTTGACTGTCGTTGTTTATGGCAAGGTAGAACGTCAGTACAATCTTAAAATAACGAATGCCGAAGTCGAAGTAATTCATGAGGGCGATGTATTTGAAGGACGCATTTTGCCTGTGTACCATTTAGGTGAGAATGTGTCACAAAATATGTTGCGACAGTTAATGAAGCAAGTTTTTGCTTTAAATATTATCATCGATGAAATATTACCTGAAGAAATTGTAGACAAAAATAAGCTTATGGGACGATCAGAAGCCTTCTATCATATTCATTATCCAGCTACGCAGCAACTGTTAGAACAGGCAATCGAACGATTAAAATTTGAAGAGCTTTTTTTGCTTCAAGTAGCACTTTTACAGATAAAATCAGAAAAGCAGCGTCCTTTTTCAGGAGTCAAGCATGGCGTAGACGGTGACATGAGCCGACAAGTCTTAGTGGAGCTGCCTTTTACATTAACGGCGGGGCAACAGGCGGCTTTAAAGGATATTAAAGCGGATATGGAAGATAGTCAACCAATGCAACGTCTGCTGCAAGGGGATGTCGGATCAGGTAAAACGATCATTGCTGCTTTGGCGCTTATTAAGACTGTTGAAAATGGCTATCAGGGAGCTTTTATGGCGCCTACGGAAATTTTGGCTGAGCAACATTATCATACGCTAGCACAACTATTTGCTCCGCTTGGTATTAAATTGGGTCTTCTTACAGGCAGTAAAACGAAAAAACAAAAAGCAGAAATTTGCCATTTGCTGAGAACGGGTTTGATTGATATCCTCATTGGGACGCATGCCTTAATTCAGGAAGCTGTTGAATTTGAGCACCTTGGCTTGGTGGTAACAGACGAGCAGCATCGATTTGGGGTCAATCAACGGGCCAGGTTGCAGGAAAAAGGTCAGGAGCCTGATGTACTGTTTATGACAGCTACGCCGATTCCGCGGACACTTGCCTTGACTGTATATGGCGATTTGGATGTGTCTCTTATTACACATTTGCCGCCCGGGCGAAAGGCCATTCGTACTTTTTTGCGTGGTCCTGAAAAACGCGCTGCTATTTACCAATTTGTTAGAACCCAGATAGAAGCGGGGCGTCAGGCTTATGTTGTGTGTCCACTTGTAGAGGAGTCTGATAAAATTGATACACAAGCTGCTGTGCAGCTTTTTGAGGAGCTTCAGGCAGGATATCTAAAGGAAATTGCTTGTGGTTTGATTCATGGCAAATTGAAGGCGACTGAAAAGGATGCCATCATGAAGGCTTTTTATGAAAATGAGCTTTCTTTGCTTGTGGCAACAACTGTTATTGAAGTAGGTGTTAATGTTCCGAATGCTACCATGATGGTGATTGAGGGGGCTGAGCGGTTTGGACTGTCTCAGCTTCACCAATTGCGGGGAAGAATCGGCCGGGGCAGTCATCAGTCATATTGTGTTTTAATTGCTCATAATAAACAGTCCGAGACCTTGGAGCGGCTGAAGGTCATGACTGAATCAAATGATGGCTTTGTGATTGCTGAAAAGGACTTGTTACTGCGAGGACCAGGACAGTTTTTTGGAACGAGGCAACATGGCTTGCCTGACTTAAAAATTGCCAATATCGTAACAGATGTAGCCATCCTTCTTCAGGCTCGTTCTGCTGCGCAGCAGTTGATTCATAGTCAAGCAGTCAGTCATGAACTGCAAAAAACACTGTTAGAACGTTTTGGCCCGGATTTTGTTATCCTTCATAATTAAATATCATAAAAAAGGGGCGGCTTGCGCCGCCAATATGGGAGAGGAGAAAATTTACACTACTAGTAATTCCTTGTTTCAATAAGTTTTATACATATTTTTTTTAATATTATTTTATTGATTCGATATTCTAGGTTACTCTTAATTCTAAACTAACGATGATCTAGCGGAATATGTTTGCCTAACTTTTTCCAAAGTTCTTCCAGTGTATTGCGTCGGAGTTTTATATAATCAATTAGCGCCTGTTTTTCTTGTTCATCTGGTAGCCATTCATGAGGAATTTCCTGTACAAGTTGTTCGATTTGAGCATTGCTAATCTTTGATACAATTTTAAGATAGGGGGAAAAATCCTGAAAGGTAAGATAGTATCTGAGTAACCATCCATAGGAATAATGATAGTAAATTTTTATTTTCATACTCAAACGTTGAAGAAGTTGTTCCGTCCAATTGCCATAAATAAATAAGTGCGAGTTATCAATGGCGTATATTTTATATCCTGATTCTTGTTGTTTTATTAAGAGGTTTTTATAGTTACTTGTTCGATCGGCATTATGAAACAGGTGATCAAATAGAATGACGCCAGCAAGTTGTGTTTTATTTATTGCCTTGACCAAGTGTTGCTTCTCCATATATTCTGTGTGATGAATAAATTGGGAGGCAAAATGAAGTCCAGCCTGTGCCCCTGATGTTCTGAGTCGCGGATTTTGCTGCAAGGTTTCTTCAGTAACTTTGATAATGTCTCCCGATGGAAAGCATAGGTCCATGAGTTTACCAAACTTAGTTGCCAACAATTCATTGACTAATACTTTGGGTCCGAGGGGATTATTTTGTAGTTTTACGACATAAAATTTTTTGTTATTGGCGCGAAATAAATGGGGTGAAGTAACTCCAGATCCTACGATGCCATAGTATTTTGTAGCAATGAGCATGCTTGAATCTCCTTTTCAAATCTTATAAAAAAAGACCCGTATTTTACCGGGTCTTTTACAAGCTCAATTTGCCATATGTGTAGTTTAGTTTTCGTTACCGATATTTAGCTACCAGAAATGGAAGTGATGGCTTCAAGGTTTACTACGACAGAACGAATACCAGTCAGATCTGTACTTTTACCAGGAATAACAATCGTTTCTGCTGTTAGGATTGCCAGTTCATCTTCAACTGTGCTAAGAATACCTTCAAACCAGAAACCGCCTAACGTTGTGATGGCTACTTCGTCACCAATGCTGCAGCATAACTGCCTGATTAACAAATGGCTTTCTTGTCTGTTTAATGTTTCTGCACGATCCATGCTGCCTGTGCAGGACGTTGTTGTGGTTGGGCTATCTTCGTGAAAGGGATCTGTTGATATTGCAGTTGCTTTGCCAACAATAGTCCAAAGGTCGACACGGCTAAAGGATTGTTCAAGAACGATTTCACTGGGGCCGAGAATTTGGACAAAATCTGTATTAGAATTTATGGCTGGAGCAAGTACGGCGATGCGGCAATCTTCAATTGCCTGCAAATTGCCAAAAAAGGCAAAACCATCAATGCCAAACAACACGACATCTGTATTTAGCTCGCGTTGAAGCTCTCTGATGAGCCTTTCGTTGCGTATTTCTGCAAAAACTCCCATGAAATACAACCTCCTTATTTCGTTAAAAATCATTATTCAACTCCCTATAATTTATGTACGAAGAATCAAGAGTGTTACTATGCAAATAAAAGACAGCTATGGATCATGTTAAAGTGATTTGAGCAGGATATACATGAATTTACGCAGAATAACAGCTTTATAAATATTAGGGAGGTTTTATGATGCCATTTGTCCAAATTGATTTTCTTGAAGGCCGTACTATCGAGCAAAAAAGAGCTCTTGTCAAGAAGGTAACAGAAGCAATTGTTGAAACTACCAATTGTCCTGCTGAAGCTGTAAATATTATTTTGCGTGAAATGCCAAAAGAACATTTAGCTAATGCAGGTAAACTTCGTTATGATAGCTAAGGACTAGGTTGGTGACGAACAGACCGTGTGAACGGTCTGTTTTTATGATATATAGTGATAATAATTATTATATAATATATTATCATTGAATATAAACGCGTATAAGGCCGTAAAGTTAACATATATTATATTATGTTAACTTTACGGCCTTATAGAACGTTTGCTTATTAGCAGCACATACGTTATGATATTACATGTGCCAAAACTTATTGATAAGTGCGGAGGAACCAAATTTGGGGTGAATCTGTTTTGCAGTAGGGATAACCCTTTGTCCCGAACCCGTCAGCTAACTTCGTCGGCACTAGGAAAGGGGAATGAATCATGAAAAAGTTGCAAAAATTTTTTATATTGCTATTGACTGTTTTTATGCTGAATGTTGTCAACGTGTCTCAGTTAGTTCATGCTGATGCACCGCCGCAAGATGCCCAAAATCAATTGGATATTGTTGCGACGGCTTATGCGCCTGGTGCGCATGACAATGGCAAATGGGGAGATTTGACTCATATGGGAACAAAAGTACGTCCCGGAGTGGTTGCTGTCGATCCCAATGTGATTCCACTTGGATCGCGCGTTTATATTCAATTCGCCGATGGGCATGGTGTATATGCTCAAGCTGAAGATACAGGCGGTGCGATTAAAGGAAATCGTATTGACATTGCCATGTCATCCGTAGATGAAGCCAATGATTTTGGTATGAAAAATGTAACTGTGTTTGTTCTTAATAAGTAAGCCAAAAAGCCTTGGAGAGTCATTTCTCCAAGGCTTTTTAAGTCTAGCATTTTTTAAAGTATGTATTTGTCAATCAAGTCAATGAGCTGTTCAATTTCTGGTTTTGACACTTGAGCAGTGGCTCCAATGCTTTCCCCTTTGCGACGCATTTCTTCATTGATGAGTGAGGAGAAGATAATGACAGGCAATTTTTTTAGTATATCATGTTTTTTGATGCGACTAGTCAGGTTATGACCATCCATTTGTGGCATCTCAATGTCTGTAATGACAAGTTGGACTTTCTTTTCAATGGGTTCTTCCTCATGGGAAGCGGCAATTGATTGCAAGTGTTCCCAAGCATCTTTACCGTTTACTGTGGCAATAATATTGGTATAGCCCGCGGTATGAAGGGTATCTACAAGCAGATCACGTAGCATAGCGGAATCTTCGGCAACGAGAATGGTCTTTTGTTTACGACGCGGTTCTAAAGATTTTGTAACTTGTGGGATATTCGTTAATTTTCGATTTATTTCTGGATTAATTGCTGAAATGATTTTTTCAAAATCCAAGAGAATAACCATTTTATCTGTCATTTTTATAATACCAACAACCATGTCCGAATCAGATATGCTTGGCGGGGTTTCCATTTCTGTCCATGAAATGCGATGAATACGTGATACTTCATCAACAAGAAAGCCGACAAAAAAATTATTTAGTTCACTGACAATGACCTTGGAGTTCTTTGTTTCAGAGGTAATTCCTAAGACACGTGGCAAATTGACAAGTGGCATGACACGTCCCCGGAGCGTAAAGACACCATCAACATAAGAATGTGAATTCGGCATCAAAGTTACTGGAAGTTTATTAATGACTTCACGGACTTTGGCAACGTTAATTCCATAATGAGTAGGGCCTACGGTAAATTCTACAATTTCAAATTCATTTGTACCTGTTTCAAGTAAAATTCCTTTTTTATCGTTAGCCATTTGGTTTCCTTCTTTCTAATAAATTACAAAAATGTTCCAAGTTAATTTAATGAACCTTTAAGGGTATATTTCTTCTGGATGCGAAAATTTCCTGCTAGTGAAATTAATTCAGTGTAAATAAAGCAAAAAAATAGTAGAAATTTGAATTTTTTTTGCTAATTACATAAAAAGAGCTAGATTCGGTGAGTTTAAATGTGTTATTATAGTTGAAATAATGAATCATG encodes:
- the crcB gene encoding fluoride efflux transporter CrcB, with translation MLKIVLVAIGGSVGAITRYLVSNWAAERFGAGFPYGTLIVNVIGCFIIGAFMTVTTERLIVSPYWRLLVTVGFVGGLTTFSSFSYETFRLLEDADLMVSVYNIGLNLILGFLATWLGISAARLV
- a CDS encoding DUF1858 domain-containing protein — encoded protein: MIKRDTPIVDILRRYPESQAVFKRHGMNCSTCMGANLEVIERGAKTHQINIDDLLKELNACERLQKK
- the rpmB gene encoding 50S ribosomal protein L28, which translates into the protein MANLCEICGKGERSGNNVSHSHLKTKRTWKPNIQRVKGVMNGEIQKINVCTRCLRSGKVQRAI
- a CDS encoding chemotaxis protein CheV; the protein is MANDKKGILLETGTNEFEIVEFTVGPTHYGINVAKVREVINKLPVTLMPNSHSYVDGVFTLRGRVMPLVNLPRVLGITSETKNSKVIVSELNNFFVGFLVDEVSRIHRISWTEMETPPSISDSDMVVGIIKMTDKMVILLDFEKIISAINPEINRKLTNIPQVTKSLEPRRKQKTILVAEDSAMLRDLLVDTLHTAGYTNIIATVNGKDAWEHLQSIAASHEEEPIEKKVQLVITDIEMPQMDGHNLTSRIKKHDILKKLPVIIFSSLINEEMRRKGESIGATAQVSKPEIEQLIDLIDKYIL
- a CDS encoding HipA family kinase produces the protein MLIATKYYGIVGSGVTSPHLFRANNKKFYVVKLQNNPLGPKVLVNELLATKFGKLMDLCFPSGDIIKVTEETLQQNPRLRTSGAQAGLHFASQFIHHTEYMEKQHLVKAINKTQLAGVILFDHLFHNADRTSNYKNLLIKQQESGYKIYAIDNSHLFIYGNWTEQLLQRLSMKIKIYYHYSYGWLLRYYLTFQDFSPYLKIVSKISNAQIEQLVQEIPHEWLPDEQEKQALIDYIKLRRNTLEELWKKLGKHIPLDHR
- a CDS encoding 2-hydroxymuconate tautomerase, which gives rise to MMPFVQIDFLEGRTIEQKRALVKKVTEAIVETTNCPAEAVNIILREMPKEHLANAGKLRYDS
- the recG gene encoding ATP-dependent DNA helicase RecG, yielding MLDWNSPIQYLKGVGPSKAAQLLKLGLGTVGQLLEFFPARYEDRSMLKSIRQLVVGECETFQAQVLAVTVKQVRRGLSILNVLVGDDTGAVELVWFNQNFLRKKFKIGLTVVVYGKVERQYNLKITNAEVEVIHEGDVFEGRILPVYHLGENVSQNMLRQLMKQVFALNIIIDEILPEEIVDKNKLMGRSEAFYHIHYPATQQLLEQAIERLKFEELFLLQVALLQIKSEKQRPFSGVKHGVDGDMSRQVLVELPFTLTAGQQAALKDIKADMEDSQPMQRLLQGDVGSGKTIIAALALIKTVENGYQGAFMAPTEILAEQHYHTLAQLFAPLGIKLGLLTGSKTKKQKAEICHLLRTGLIDILIGTHALIQEAVEFEHLGLVVTDEQHRFGVNQRARLQEKGQEPDVLFMTATPIPRTLALTVYGDLDVSLITHLPPGRKAIRTFLRGPEKRAAIYQFVRTQIEAGRQAYVVCPLVEESDKIDTQAAVQLFEELQAGYLKEIACGLIHGKLKATEKDAIMKAFYENELSLLVATTVIEVGVNVPNATMMVIEGAERFGLSQLHQLRGRIGRGSHQSYCVLIAHNKQSETLERLKVMTESNDGFVIAEKDLLLRGPGQFFGTRQHGLPDLKIANIVTDVAILLQARSAAQQLIHSQAVSHELQKTLLERFGPDFVILHN
- a CDS encoding 3D domain-containing protein produces the protein MKKLQKFFILLLTVFMLNVVNVSQLVHADAPPQDAQNQLDIVATAYAPGAHDNGKWGDLTHMGTKVRPGVVAVDPNVIPLGSRVYIQFADGHGVYAQAEDTGGAIKGNRIDIAMSSVDEANDFGMKNVTVFVLNK